GGCGCGAACAGTTCGCCGACGAAGCTAGCGATCGGACCGTAGGTCAGGCACTGGAACACGAAGCCCACGACCACGGCGATGAAGATCAGCGGCAGCGACGCGGTGTCGACCAGCCAGAAGTACGGGAAGGCCCATACCGCAACGCCCAGTCCACCGACCAGGATCAGCGGCCGACGGCCCACCTTGTCGGACATGTACCCGGACCAGGGCAGGGTCGCGAGCATCGCCACAGAACTGAGCAGCACGACGGCGAGCAGGGGGTTGCGCTCGAGCCCGAGCGAGTGGGTCCCATAGCTCAACAGTCCGGAGATGCTCACATAGAAGAGGCTGTTGGTCGCCGACAGGAGACCGCAGCCGAGGAGGACGGTCCCCCACCTGCTGCGGACGACCTGGGCCAGGGGTGCCCGAACCGCCCCCCTCTCCGGCTGCGACGCCTCCCGTTGCAGTGCACGGAATTCCGGTGTGTCCTCGACCTTGGCCTGGATGTAGAGGACCACCACGAACATCACGACGCTCACCAGGAAGGGGATGCGCCAGCCCCAGCTGAGGAAGGCGTCGTCGGGCATCAGCGCGCCGGCGGCCACGAAGATGAGATTGGAGATGATCACGGCGACAGGGACGCTGGTCTGACCGAAGGTCCCCGCGAAACCGCGGCGTTTGGGGCTGGCGGACTCGGTGAGGAGGAGCACGATGCCGCCCCATTGACCGCCTGCAGCGAGTCCCTGCATGAAACGCAGCAGGACCAGCAGGGTCGGGGCCAGCGCGCCGACGGTCTCCGCGCTGGGCAGGCAGCCGATCATAAAGGTCGCGGCCCCCATGAGGGCCAGGCAGCCGACGACGACCGGCTTGCGTCCGTGTTTGTCACCGAGGTGCCCGGCGAGCACGCCGCCGATCGGGCGCGCGACGAAACCCGCCCAGAACGTACTGAAGGCGAGCAGGGTCCCGGTCAGGGCCGAGGAGTGCGGAAAGAAGACACGCGGGAACACCAGCGCCGCCGCGGTGCCGTAGAGGAAGAAGTCGTACCACTCGATCGAGCTGGCGACGAGTCCTGCGGCCAGGAGCTTGCGCGAGACCTGGTGCCGAGCGGTGGACGCGCCGGCACCGAGCCGGCCGGACTGTCCTTCGGGTTGGACGAGCGGGGTTGCCATACATGCCGCCTTCGTCGAGAGCACAGCAGAGGTGATGGCGGTGACACTAGGGCGCCGCTACCCTTTGGTTGAGGTGTACATCACACACACCTCATCCCGACTCGGTGGAACTTTCTCCCACCCGACGCTCAAGGGGACGGCACTGTGATCAGCGACCCCGGTGGTGAGGCCGAGCCGTACTCGCTCGTGCGCCGACAGCGCGAACTCGCGTCGTTGTACGCGACCGCCAAGTCACTCACCGCGCTGGGCGAGATCGACGAGGTGCTCCAGTCGATCGTGCACCACGCACACGACCTGATCAGTACGGACTTCACCTACCTCTCGCTGGTGGGCCCGGACGGCAAGCTGTCGGCCAGAGCATCGGAAGGAACGATCTCCGCCTCGTTCCTCGCCGCCTGCATACCGGCCCATGTGGGGCTCGGTGGCAAGGTGCTGGCGTCCCGGAGCCCGCACTGGGTGCGCGACTACGTCTCCACGACCAGCATCGACCACGATCCGAACTTCGACCGCCTGGTCGACGCCGAGGGACTCGTCGCGCTGCTCGGTGTGCCCCTGGTCGTACGGGGTGAAGCAGTGGGCGCCCTGTTCGCCGCGGACCGCTCCGAACGGTCCTTCCAGGCGGACGAGATCGCGCTGCTCAGCGCCTTCGCCGATCACGCCGCGGTCGCCCTCGACAACGCCCGTCTCTACGAGGCGAGCCGGACCGCCCTGCAGGAACTGCGGGGCGCGTACCGGAAGATAGAGGAGCACGTGGCCGTCATGGAGCGGGCGCAGGCGATCCACGAAGCACTGACCGGTGCCGTGTTGCAGGGCGGGACACCCGGCGACATCGCTCAGCTTCTCGCCGATCAGCTGGGCGGAAGCGTGACCCTCCTCGACCGGACCGGTGCTGTGGTCGTTCGCCGGACCTCGGCGTCGGCTCTGTGCCGGATCCCGACGAAACTCGACCTGTCCGACGCCGTCGAGAAGGCACGCCGATCGGGCCGCTGCATCACTTTGGTCGACACCGCCAAAATCGCCCACAGGGTGGCGTCGATCCAGGCGGGCGACAGCCATCTCGGCGCACTCGCGTGGAGCAGGGAAGAAGCCGCCGACCAGGCCGCCCCGCATGACACGGACCTGCGCACCCTGGAGCGAGCCACCCACATCCTGGGACTGCTCATCCTCAAGGAGCGGGCCGTCGCCGAGGCCAGCGAGCGAGTGAGCGGAGAACTCCTGACCGAGCTCATGGTCGGCAGTCCCGGCATGAGCCCCGCTCAGCGCGCCCGTTGCCAAGCACGCGCCATCGATGCCGACCGCCTCGACCTGGTCCTCGTAGCGGACTCCCCCACGGTGACGCCGACCGACCTCTCCCGCCATCTGCACGACATCGCACGCGACCGCTCGGGACTGGCCGGCGAACACCTGGGCAGGGCCACGATGATCCTGCACAGCGTGGACGACGACCGGACCGTCAAGGAGGTCCATCAGCAACTGCGCCGCACCCTGGCATGCCCCGTCGTCGTCCTCGCAGAACGGGTGGTCCACCACGACTGGGCGCGCGCCTTCTCTCGGGCCAGTCGCTGCGGCGCCGTGGCACGAGCCATCGGCCACACCGACCTGGG
Above is a window of Streptomyces sp. SAI-135 DNA encoding:
- a CDS encoding GAF domain-containing protein encodes the protein MISDPGGEAEPYSLVRRQRELASLYATAKSLTALGEIDEVLQSIVHHAHDLISTDFTYLSLVGPDGKLSARASEGTISASFLAACIPAHVGLGGKVLASRSPHWVRDYVSTTSIDHDPNFDRLVDAEGLVALLGVPLVVRGEAVGALFAADRSERSFQADEIALLSAFADHAAVALDNARLYEASRTALQELRGAYRKIEEHVAVMERAQAIHEALTGAVLQGGTPGDIAQLLADQLGGSVTLLDRTGAVVVRRTSASALCRIPTKLDLSDAVEKARRSGRCITLVDTAKIAHRVASIQAGDSHLGALAWSREEAADQAAPHDTDLRTLERATHILGLLILKERAVAEASERVSGELLTELMVGSPGMSPAQRARCQARAIDADRLDLVLVADSPTVTPTDLSRHLHDIARDRSGLAGEHLGRATMILHSVDDDRTVKEVHQQLRRTLACPVVVLAERVVHHDWARAFSRASRCGAVARAIGHTDLGATTGRYALYALVFDAERVHELDRFISDSIGPLLDYDERHGTHLVDTLSAYYDHHANVAATARALYVHVNTLLKRLDRASSVLDLDWRHEYDLELRLGLRLHQLRATATVPSQPETRRPTS
- a CDS encoding MFS transporter, which encodes MATPLVQPEGQSGRLGAGASTARHQVSRKLLAAGLVASSIEWYDFFLYGTAAALVFPRVFFPHSSALTGTLLAFSTFWAGFVARPIGGVLAGHLGDKHGRKPVVVGCLALMGAATFMIGCLPSAETVGALAPTLLVLLRFMQGLAAGGQWGGIVLLLTESASPKRRGFAGTFGQTSVPVAVIISNLIFVAAGALMPDDAFLSWGWRIPFLVSVVMFVVVLYIQAKVEDTPEFRALQREASQPERGAVRAPLAQVVRSRWGTVLLGCGLLSATNSLFYVSISGLLSYGTHSLGLERNPLLAVVLLSSVAMLATLPWSGYMSDKVGRRPLILVGGLGVAVWAFPYFWLVDTASLPLIFIAVVVGFVFQCLTYGPIASFVGELFAPSVRYSGASLSYQLSAIIVSGGTPFLMTALIAKAGSTLPVAGYIMLMGLITFASAWFLPETNPAEVRDDPDAVPGAHLYG